AGGCCGACAGCTTGGTCCACGCGACCGAGAAGCAGCTTGAAGAGCATGGTGACAAGATCAGCGCCGATCTGAAATCGGACGTTGAAGCCGCTCTGGCTGAGACCAAGACTGCTCTCGAAGGCGATGATCTCGATGCCATCAACGAGAAATCGCAGGCTCTGACTGAAGTCGCGATGAAGATGGGTCAGGAAATCTACCAGCAGGAACAGGCAAATGCCGCTCCTGAGGGTGATGCTGGCGATGCCGCTTCTTCAGACGATGAAGACGTCGTTGATGCGGAATTCTCCGAAGTCGGCGACGATGCCGAAGGCGAAGACGAAAAGAAGAGCTGATTATCAGCTTGATGAATCTCTACCGTCATTCCCGCGAAAGCGGGAACCCAGAATGACCGGCAACACAAACCACTCTGGGTCCCCGCTTTCGCGGGGATGACGACGAGAAGAAGAGTATTTCTTAATGTCTTCGACCGACTTTTATGAATTGCTAGGCGTTAGCCGCGATGCGGACGAAAAGGCGATCAAATCGGCTTACCGTAAACTCGCGATGCAATACCACCCTGATCGCAATCCGGGTGATGCGGAGGCCGAAGCCAAGTTCAAAGCTGTCGGCGGCGCTTACGAAGCGCTGAAAGACCCGCAAAAGCGTGCAGCCTATGATCGGTTCGGCCATGAAGCCTTCGAACAAGGCATGGGCGGAGGCGGTGCCAGTGGTTTTGGAGGTCGCGGCCCGCAAGGTGATTTCGGCGATATCGGTGACATTTTCGAAACTATTTTCGGCGGCGGCTTCGGCGGTGGCGGCGGGCGACAGCAAGCGCGTCGTGGCGCCGATCTCCGTTACGATATGGAAATTGGTCTGGAAGACGCCTTTAGCGGCAAAGAGACCCAGATCGAAATAGAAGTCTCACAAAGCTGTGATACCTGTGATGGCTCCGGCGCAGAGCCGGGCACAGGTACGCGCGGTTGCAACCTTTGCAACGGCTACGGCAAAGTCCGGGCAAAGCAAGGTTTCTTCGTGGTCGAACGGCCATGCCCTACCTGCCACGGCCGCGGCGAAGTTATCGAAGACCCCTGCCGCGAATGCCGCGGAGAGGGGCGGGTCGATAAAGCACAGGCGCTTGATGTCGAAATCCCCCCGGGCGTCGATACCGGAACCCGTATCCGCCTGTCAGGAAAAGGCGAGGCAGGACCACGCGGCGCCCCTCCCGGTGATCTCTATATTTTCATCCATATCAAAGAGCATTCGGTGTTCGAGCGTGAGGGCACAACGCTGCTCACCCGCGTACCTATCAGCTTTACGACCGCTGCGTTGGGCGGCTGTGTAAACATCCCTGACCTCGATGGCTCGACCAACAATATCGACATTCCTGCTGGTATCCAGTCAGGTAAGCAATTACGGGTGCGTGGTGGCGGTATGCCTGTGCTCCAAGGGCGCGGGCGCGGCGATATGGTGGTCGAGATTGCGGTAGAGACACCGACCAAGCTCACCAAGGATCAGAAAGAAATCCTCGAGCAATTCCGCGAGACTGAAACGGGCGAAGAATGTCCTGAAAGCCGCGGCTTCTTTGACAAGTTGAAAGATGCTTTCGGGGCTTAGCTATCGCATTGAGCGCATCAGCTAGAACCGTATTTGACCAGACAATCGACAGTCATGAGATTGTTGTCATCGCAATTTAGTTCCGGTTTGGTGAATGTCCTCGCCCGGCGCTCATATTCATTCGCCAGCAAATTGCTTTGTTTGTTCGCAGTCCCCTCGCGGAACATCTGCGCCAGTGCCCGCGCACCATCTGCATGCTTCCGTTCCATAGCCATTCGGAAATAGAACTCTGCCTTGGCGTAGTTTTTTGGAATGCCTTTTCCGAGCAGGTTGAGGAGGCCCAGATCATACGACGCGTCCGCGTTTCCAGCGTCCGAGCTAAGCTCAAGATACTTGATCGCCCGCGGCACATCTTGCGGGAACAGTTTACCCGTTACCATCTCATGGCCCAGGATCTGCGCTGTCTTGGCAGACCCCTTGTCGCCAGCATTTGCGGCGATATCCAGATACCGAACAGCTTCGGTAGGGTTTTTGGCAATGCCTGAACGTTTGGGGTTTGCGTAATAAAACCCCAGCAAACTCGGAGCCCAGCTATCTTTGGGAGTTGCAGCTACAATCTGTTTGAGCTTAGTCTCAGCTTCGACACCGTTTTCCAAAAGCACAAAGCGATTTTGTGGCGGGTAATAGTGGGACGCCGGCATAACGACGCCCGAGAGGTAGATGTTAATCAGCGTCGCCGAGACCAGATTGTTCTCGGGCGTGTAGGCTGCCTCCAAAGCAGCGACGAGTTTTTTCGCCATTTCTTCCTTCTCGGAAAGGTATAACCCACCAGCTTTGTTTATCTCGTCAATGTCCAGTAACTTCCCTTTAGGTACCGGCAATTTCAGACCACCGGTAGAGCCCTTGCTGCAAATCGAGCACAATACAGGATCCTTAACGATCTTGTTTGCCTGCACGATCGAAGCCTTGTCCCCGCGCTCTACGCCTTGGACATAATATCCGAACGCATCCCTGACCGTCGCATTGGGTATCGCACGATCGAGGAAGATCATATCGCCCATCCGGCTAAAGGCTTCCGGATAGTTCTTCGCCATCGCTCCAGCGAGGAGTTTCATCCGCATTTCTATTGCTGGCATCCGGTCGAAGAGATTGCCGCTCAAATACACTTTTGCAGCGCGCTCCATCTTGAGCATCGCATAAGGGTCACCAGCTTTGGCCTTGGCCATATATGTCTGATGTTCGGGATCGTTGCGGAACTGCTCCAGAAGTTTGGCGTCGCCTTCCGCGGAATAGCTAGCTTCATATCGCTGCTGGCTGGAAACCGGTGCGGCAGATAGCATCAGTAGAGCAACGAGTGCTGCTGAAGTCAGCGTTTTCGACGCGCGCATAATCAAATCCTTGTTCAAACTATGACCCAACTCTGGCACACAGTATCTCGGTCGCTTTGTAAAAATCCGTCACGGGTTGAGAAACTCAGCTTTATTGTGCGAGCTTCTCCAAAACCTCTCTTCGAATAGTGACGAGAAGGCTGGAATCAGCGGTCAAGCGATCCTCTTCCTCATCCAAGATAGCTAGGAATGCCTGTCTTTTGAACCTGCCACAAGCGGCTTCGGGCAGTGGGTTCTCCAAAGTCGAACACACCAGATCGATCATTCGTTCAGCGCCATGCAAGCGCCCCCAGAGGTAATCATTTTCACGATACGTACGGCTGAAGAATGCCCCGAAATTGTAGAACTCGGTACCCCGCAAAGTCGCTTTTGTGCCGCCCTCGCGGATCGATTTGGCGTCATCCGGTGAAATACGATCAACCTTGATTGGATCGAATTCGGTCAGGCCCTCGGTCCGCATCAGCGGCAAGGTCGCGACGTCATAAAATGGGAAGCCGAGATAGGTCAGCAACATCCTTCGGCGCAGGTCCTTTGGCATATTCTGCATCGCGGCTGACAGTATGATTTCGGCTTGCTCGTCCACTTCCGGAAGCAAACGCTTGCCAGCCAGATAATCGAGAACCGCGCCTGGCTGCTGCAACACATTGGCCGCCAATTCCGCGAACTCAGTATCTGCGTGACCGCGCTTTTCCTGATCGAAATAGAGTGCAAGAATTTCGTAGATCGACTTGCGGGCCGCTTCCAGCGCATCGTCGGGAATGTCAGGATCGGCTTCCCAATCGCGCGCTAGCCGCCGGGCCAGCAACCTCAAGCGGCGAATTCTGAAACCGAGATCATGCGCCCTGAAAAACGCGATAGCTTCCTGGCTTGCACCGCCATCGGGATCGGAGAGTGAACTGAGGCCCCGCTTCTCAAGCTCAGCAAAGAAACTGGCCGCAATTGGTGTCGCATCGGGAAGGCCAGAGGCGGGTGCTGCTTCAAATGTGAGCCGCGCGAGCTTGTCGACGATACCGGTGAATTTGGCCTGCGCGTAAGAGCTGAACGCAAATCCGGAATATTCTGCCGCAGCCTGCTGCGCCTTGTTTCGCCATGCAACGAGGCGCTTGGGCGTTGGTTTGTTAAGGAATAGCGTTCGGCCAAACAATCTCTCGACGGCGCGCTCAACTTCCGGGCGAAGGCCTGTGACCATTCGCCGAAGCGCCTCTGCATCGCGGGATTGCTGATCCAGCTGCTCCAGATTGTCCCGGATTGGCTGCTCGCGTGGGATTGTAGACAGAGAGCCGAATATGGCGGCGAAGAACCCGACAGGCTTTTGCTCCTGCTCCGTTTCGGTGCCAAACCTGTCGGGGCGGGGATCGATATAGACAAAGCGCCGATCGACTTCGCGTTGGGCAGGGCGACCTTTCAAAGCATCCATCGCTCCGCCGAACGGGGCATTGACCAGTACCGAACCGTCAATGAGCGCAACATTGTCCACATCACCTTCGCGGCTGTGAACGGGCATAATGCGCTGAACGAAGCGTTCGCGACTGGACCAGTCGATAGATGCCCGCTCGCATAACCGGTCCACTTCACCGATTTGCAGCGGTGGGAAGGCTCCGGGAAAACTCGCGGTTGCGCGCGCTGCAAATGTTAG
This genomic window from Pontixanthobacter aestiaquae contains:
- the dnaJ gene encoding molecular chaperone DnaJ; translated protein: MSSTDFYELLGVSRDADEKAIKSAYRKLAMQYHPDRNPGDAEAEAKFKAVGGAYEALKDPQKRAAYDRFGHEAFEQGMGGGGASGFGGRGPQGDFGDIGDIFETIFGGGFGGGGGRQQARRGADLRYDMEIGLEDAFSGKETQIEIEVSQSCDTCDGSGAEPGTGTRGCNLCNGYGKVRAKQGFFVVERPCPTCHGRGEVIEDPCRECRGEGRVDKAQALDVEIPPGVDTGTRIRLSGKGEAGPRGAPPGDLYIFIHIKEHSVFEREGTTLLTRVPISFTTAALGGCVNIPDLDGSTNNIDIPAGIQSGKQLRVRGGGMPVLQGRGRGDMVVEIAVETPTKLTKDQKEILEQFRETETGEECPESRGFFDKLKDAFGA
- a CDS encoding tetratricopeptide repeat protein; protein product: MRASKTLTSAALVALLMLSAAPVSSQQRYEASYSAEGDAKLLEQFRNDPEHQTYMAKAKAGDPYAMLKMERAAKVYLSGNLFDRMPAIEMRMKLLAGAMAKNYPEAFSRMGDMIFLDRAIPNATVRDAFGYYVQGVERGDKASIVQANKIVKDPVLCSICSKGSTGGLKLPVPKGKLLDIDEINKAGGLYLSEKEEMAKKLVAALEAAYTPENNLVSATLINIYLSGVVMPASHYYPPQNRFVLLENGVEAETKLKQIVAATPKDSWAPSLLGFYYANPKRSGIAKNPTEAVRYLDIAANAGDKGSAKTAQILGHEMVTGKLFPQDVPRAIKYLELSSDAGNADASYDLGLLNLLGKGIPKNYAKAEFYFRMAMERKHADGARALAQMFREGTANKQSNLLANEYERRARTFTKPELNCDDNNLMTVDCLVKYGSS
- a CDS encoding patatin-like protein, with protein sequence MRQKELRIALICYGGVSLAVYMHGVTKELWKLAKASRAFHSGETRSEGVQGVYRDLLQHIEQEKGLRLRVLPDILTGASAGGINAVFLAQAIHSGQSLEPLTDLWLDMADVDQLVDPDARPMWRFAKFWAQPIASWILRRPGNVVTESVAPETRDEVRRKVSHFVRGRWFEPPFSGSGFSKLLYDALAAMENAPLEQPLLPPGHPVDVFVTATDFHGHLELLRLNSPKIVEESEHRMPISFSASTPAEAGASLANLAELTFAARATASFPGAFPPLQIGEVDRLCERASIDWSSRERFVQRIMPVHSREGDVDNVALIDGSVLVNAPFGGAMDALKGRPAQREVDRRFVYIDPRPDRFGTETEQEQKPVGFFAAIFGSLSTIPREQPIRDNLEQLDQQSRDAEALRRMVTGLRPEVERAVERLFGRTLFLNKPTPKRLVAWRNKAQQAAAEYSGFAFSSYAQAKFTGIVDKLARLTFEAAPASGLPDATPIAASFFAELEKRGLSSLSDPDGGASQEAIAFFRAHDLGFRIRRLRLLARRLARDWEADPDIPDDALEAARKSIYEILALYFDQEKRGHADTEFAELAANVLQQPGAVLDYLAGKRLLPEVDEQAEIILSAAMQNMPKDLRRRMLLTYLGFPFYDVATLPLMRTEGLTEFDPIKVDRISPDDAKSIREGGTKATLRGTEFYNFGAFFSRTYRENDYLWGRLHGAERMIDLVCSTLENPLPEAACGRFKRQAFLAILDEEEDRLTADSSLLVTIRREVLEKLAQ